GCCGATGGTCCGAACGACCCGCGGCGACCGGACGCTCTCGGCGTCGGAACTGTCCGCGCTCGCCGACCGACTCGACAGAGAGCGAGGTCTGATCGTCGCCGGTCCGTCGAACGGACCCACGCCCGACCGAGACGCGCTGGCAGCGCTCGTCGACGCCACGGGCTTTCCGGTGCTCGCCGATCCGCTGTCGGGACATCGCTTCGGCCCGCACGTCGTCGACCGGCCCATCTGTGGGGGCTACGACTCGTATCTCGACGCCGGGGAGTGGCCCGACCCGGATATCGTCCTCCGGTTCGGGGCCTCGCCGACCTCGAAGACGCTGCGTCACTGGCTGGGCGACGCCGACGCCGCCCAGTTCGTGGTCGATCCGGCCGGCCAGTGGAGCGAAGCGACGTTCACCGCGACCGATCTCGTCGTGGCCGATCCGACGGGGCTGGCGACGGGACTGGCCGAGCGACTCGACCGACCGGCCACGGCCTGGACCGAGCGGTTCGAGACCGCAGAGGCCCGCTACTGGGACCTCGCCGAGCGCGCACACGACGAGCAGTTCTTCGAGGGGACGGTCGCCGCGACGGTCGCAAGCGCCGTCCCGGATCCGGCGACGGTGATGGTCTCGAACAGTATGCCGGTTCGGGACCTGGATCGGTTCGGACGGCCCCGAGCGGCCGACGTGACCGTCCTGGGCAACCGCGGGGCCAGCGGGATCGACGGGATCACCTCGACGGGGCTCGGTGCGGGCAGCGCGACCGACGACCCGCTGGTCGTGCTCACCGGCGATCTGGCCTACTACCACGACATGAACGGCCTGCTCGCGGTCGGGCGCTGTGACGTGGACGCGACGATCGTCCTCGTGAACAACGACGGCGGCGGCATCTTCCACGAACTCTCCATCG
Above is a genomic segment from Halomicrobium sp. LC1Hm containing:
- the menD gene encoding 2-succinyl-5-enolpyruvyl-6-hydroxy-3-cyclohexene-1-carboxylic-acid synthase, whose translation is MTEPNENTLWGRVIVEELVANGIDAVCVAPGSRSTPLTVAVAQHPEIRVYSHLDERSAAYFALGRARRTGTPTPLICTSGTAAANFHPAVIEADQSRVPMVLLTADRPRELQDSGANQTIDQEKLYGDAVRQYRSLPEPAPEPRRLRSLRTTLSRAVATATDTPAGPVHLNVPVSKPLEPTPVEGAVPDDLPERAPVGANGRGGPMVRTTRGDRTLSASELSALADRLDRERGLIVAGPSNGPTPDRDALAALVDATGFPVLADPLSGHRFGPHVVDRPICGGYDSYLDAGEWPDPDIVLRFGASPTSKTLRHWLGDADAAQFVVDPAGQWSEATFTATDLVVADPTGLATGLAERLDRPATAWTERFETAEARYWDLAERAHDEQFFEGTVAATVASAVPDPATVMVSNSMPVRDLDRFGRPRAADVTVLGNRGASGIDGITSTGLGAGSATDDPLVVLTGDLAYYHDMNGLLAVGRCDVDATIVLVNNDGGGIFHELSIESFEPPFTDQFRTPHGLDFEPTGALYDLEYDRVEGRGALADAVASSAGASGTQIVECRFDSERSHRYRDRVHERVRESL